In one Kluyveromyces marxianus DMKU3-1042 DNA, complete genome, chromosome 4 genomic region, the following are encoded:
- the NUP116 gene encoding FG-nucleoporin NUP116: protein MFGTSRPAFGQTSSSPFGQAQSTNTFGQQPGGTTSNMFGSTSANNAQSGFGGFGSGANTNPSQTMNSPFGMSQQQNTTTSPFGGAAAGVSAPGNALSNPPSLFGGSQSSGTTTGALSSGPMSGTGIKPFQPYTEKDVSTGYPSVFQSITCMPEYSNFSFEELRFQDYQQNRKFSTNTAGGPTNSTIASPFGQQQTNGTNNIFGLGNKNSLGNTGTSPFGQQTTNSAFGQQTTNAFGQSNTSPFGQPQQQSTGLFGQQPQNNSPFGTSNAANNSPFGLNKPATSGGLFGQNQTNSTSAFGQSNTNSLFGQQQQQPQQNQTGAFGQNTVGNAFGSSFGQQNTNNQPGGLFGQNNNTTGAGVSGAFGQQNNTNNAFGQTNNTSGGGLFGSKPAGVSGGGLFGQPQNTTSPFGQANNTNNSPFGQMNNNNQAGNGGLFGQNNNNAGGLFGQNNTSTNSGGLFGQQNNTTTTGGLFGQQNNNNINQQSGGLFGSKPPTNGGLFGQNNQTQQTGTGLFGTQNKPLGGGTGLFGQNNQQQQQQQPGGLFGQNTQQPAAGGLFGNQNQSQQPGSNGLFGQQNNSLGSNTGGLFGAKPSGAATGPFGQNNQQQSGTTGLFGQAGQQNTTSTGLFGQNNQQQGTSTGGLFGNKPAVNNNAGTIGGAGSGGLFGNNNNQQQNSTTGGLFGAKPAGSTSSGGLFGNNTSGGLSGNNSGGLFGSKPTGTTSFGNNAGGSSNLTTGGLFGGNKPATTGSTGLFGSQNNTSGGSNMGGLFNSSSIQQNQQTQNQQQPLQSNTNPYGTDELFSRVISIPNSITQPTKPSAIKVNADLKKKNSLSAAYKLVPKPLFDSKKPEVNMKVKIHLKLANSSDKEPSSSNALVRKSVDSSVFNDSTDEAIMNSGELLFNPDKKSFKNLIINRKKMEKEDSSPSEVKFITFKDNIESPKKTELKENSDILNKNPETPVHKLKEKTFETESTPKIDDKPLKSFHKNKIIGEDISFTDNGYYISPSFETLESFTLMELRKVENLVIGHKDFGKIEFLKPVDLSLIPLPSICGKLITFEKRCCTVSFIGEKPEKGQGLNVPAMITLVGCYPKDKSTGEPIKDPNHPILKKHIGNLKSMNDAQFESYDPETGSWSFTVEEPVV, encoded by the coding sequence ATGTTTGGAACTTCTCGACCAGCATTTGGGCAGACAAGTTCGTCTCCGTTTGGCCAAGCCCAGTCCACTAATACTTTCGGGCAACAACCAGGTGGCACAACCAGTAATATGTTTGGATCCACTTCCGCAAACAACGCGCAATCAGGGTTTGGTGGGTTTGGTAGTGGTGCCAATACGAACCCTTCACAAACTATGAATTCACCCTTCGGTATGTCACAGCAGCaaaatactactacttctCCGTTTGGCGGGGCAGCAGCAGGAGTTTCAGCACCAGGTAATGCATTGTCGAACCCACCATCCCTGTTTGGTGGTAGCCAGTCTAGCGGTACAACCACAGGCgctctttcttctggtcCAATGTCAGGTACAGGAATCAAACCGTTCCAACCATACACAGAAAAAGATGTGTCAACTGGATACCCATCGGTATTTCAGTCCATCACTTGTATGCCTGAATATAGCAACTTTTCATTCGAGGAATTGAGATTTCAGGATTACCAACAGAATAGAAAATTTAGTACCAACACCGCTGGAGGCCCGACGAACTCTACTATTGCCTCGCCTTTCGGCCAACAACAGACAAATGGTACTAACAATATTTTCGGTTtaggaaataaaaattcACTTGGAAACACGGGCACTTCGCCCTTTGGCCAACAAACGACAAATTCCGCTTTTGGTCAACAGACCACAAACGCATTTGGACAGTCTAACACTTCCCCATTCGGCCAACCGCAACAACAATCAACAGGTTTATTCGGCCAACAACCACAAAACAATTCTCCATTTGGAACTAGCAACGCTGCTAACAACTCTCCATTCGGTTTAAATAAACCAGCCACATCTGGTGGCTTATTTGGTCAAAATCAAACTAACTCAACATCTGCATTTGGACAAAGTAACACCAACTCTTTATTTGgccaacagcaacagcaaccacaacaaaaccaaactGGTGCATTCGGTCAAAATACTGTAGGTAATGCCTTTGGAAGTTCTTTTGGtcaacaaaatacaaataaCCAGCCAGGCGGTTTGTTTGGtcaaaacaacaacactACTGGAGCAGGTGTAAGTGGCGCATTCGGCCAACAAAACAACACAAATAATGCTTTTGGCCAAACTAACAACACTTCTGGTGGTGGTCTATTTGGATCAAAACCAGCTGGCGTTTCAGGCGGAGGCTTATTTGGCCAACCACAAAACACAACTTCACCATTTGGACAAGCTAATAACACCAATAATTCTCCTTTCGGCCAAATGAATAACAACAATCAAGCCGGAAACGGTGGACTATTTGGGcaaaataacaacaatgcCGGAGGATTATTTGGACAAAACAATACCTCTACTAATTCTGGTGGGTTGTTTGGCCAACAAAACAAtaccactactactggGGGCCTGTTTGGTCAACagaacaacaataacatcAATCAACAAAGTGGTGGTCTATTTGGTTCAAAACCACCTACTAACGGAGGATTGTTTGGCCAAAATAATCAAACACAACAAACTGGTACAGGATTATTTGGCACTCAAAACAAACCATTGGGTGGTGGTACCGGATTGTTTGGTCAAAAcaaccaacaacagcaacaacaacagccaGGGGGATTGTTTGGACAAAACACTCAACAACCAGCTGCTGGTGGATTATTTGGTAATCAGAACCAATCCCAACAACCAGGATCCAATGGATTATTTGGCCAACAAAACAATTCACTTGGAAGTAATACTGGTGGTCTATTTGGTGCCAAACCTTCAGGAGCCGCTACTGGTCCATTTGGCCAGAAcaatcaacaacaaagcGGAACAACTGGGTTATTTGGTCAAGCCGGTCAACAAAACACCACTTCAACAGGGTTGTTTGGCCAAAATAATCAACAGCAAGGTACTTCAACTGGCGGCCTATTTGGAAATAAACCAGCAGTTAACAACAATGCAGGAACAATTGGTGGTGCCGGAAGTGGTGGATTGTTTggaaacaataacaatcaGCAACAAAACTCAACTACCGGTGGGTTATTCGGAGCTAAGCCTGCAGGATCGACTTCTTCAGGCGGCTTATTTGGCAACAACACTTCTGGTGGCCTAAGTGGAAATAATAGTGGAGGACTATTTGGCTCTAAGCCAACGGGAACGACTTCCTTTGGCAATAATGCGGGAGGTAGCTCAAATTTGACCACTGGCGGCTTATTTGGAGGAAACAAACCTGCAACGACCGGATCAACAGGTCTATTTGGATCTCAAAATAATACTTCAGGTGGCTCTAACATGGGCGGCCTCTTTAATTCATCATCcattcaacaaaaccaacagacacaaaaccaacaacagcCATTACAATCGAATACCAATCCATATGGAACTGATGAATTGTTCTCCCGTGTAATTTCGATTCCTAATTCGATCACTCAGCCTACCAAGCCAAGTGCCATCAAGGTTAACGcagatttgaaaaagaagaactctTTATCTGCAGCATACAAGTTGGTGCCAAAACCATTGTTTGATTCGAAAAAACCTGAGGTTAACATGAAAGTTAAAATTCATCTAAAATTAGCCAACTCCAGTGATAAAGAgccttcatcttcaaatgCCTTGGTAAGAAAGTCAGTCGATTCATCTGTATTTAACGACTCGACTGATGAAGCAATTATGAATTCTGGTGAACTATTATTCAACCCTGATAAAAAATCATTTAAAAACCTCATTATTAACCGtaagaaaatggaaaaggAAGACTCTTCTCCTTCGGAGGTTAAGTTCATAACATTCAAGGATAATATCGAATCTCCAAAGAAAACTGAACTAAAAGAGAACAGCGACATCCTTAACAAAAACCCAGAAACTCCTGTGCataaattgaaagaaaagactTTTGAGACAGAGTCCACACCTAAGATTGACGATAAGCCATTGAAATCATTCCATAAGAATAAGATAATAGGAGAAGATATATCTTTCACGGATAATGGTTACTACATatctccttcttttgaaactCTTGAGTCTTTCACTCTAATGGAACTTCGTAAAGTTGAGAATCTCGTTATTGGTCATAAGGATTTCGGAAAAATCGAGTTCTTGAAACCAGTTGACCTATCATTGATTCCTTTGCCATCTATTTGTGGAAAACTGATTACCTTCGAAAAGAGATGTTGCACAGTCTCTTTCATTGGAGAAAAACCAGAAAAGGGTCAAGGATTAAACGTGCCTGCTATGATCACATTGGTGGGATGTTATCCAAAGGACAAATCGACTGGAGAACCAATTAAAGATCCAAACCACCCCATTCTAAAGAAGCATATTGGTAACTTGAAATCCATGAATGATGCCCAATTTGAGTCATATGATCCAGAGACAGGTTCATGGTCTTTCACTGTGGAAGAGCCTGTTGTTTGA
- the YET2 gene encoding Yet2p → MSIYFSSLFVLLVAEMSIMFVLVMPLHYQVRKRIVATSDKFLGSSQVRTVIAIVSCLVLLLFVDSWKRASVPVSSQSYSPSHGHGHGLGSASGLASHDPAATTSTRSLASRAYNQRNVYISGFILYFTLCIPVLLNLLSRLVKYETLLRELNSRPTSEEDLIRKQKGDDPELSELKNQLESKKKSLKALQTQVDNLNKHFDSNNEPKQDKPVSEKKDD, encoded by the coding sequence ATGTCCATCTACTTCAGCTCGTTGTTCGTGCTTTTGGTAGCTGAAATGTCCATCATGTTCGTGTTGGTGATGCCCTTGCACTACCAAGTTCGCAAAAGAATCGTCGCCACCTCTGACAAGTTCCTAGGCAGCTCACAGGTCAGAACCGTGATCGCAATCGTTAGCTGTCTCGTGCTACTCTTATTCGTCGACTCGTGGAAACGTGCGAGTGTCCCAGTCTCGTCGCAAAGTTACAGCCCAAGCCACGGCCATGGCCACGGCTTAGGGTCGGCATCGGGCTTGGCTTCGCATGATCCAGCAGCAACCACCTCAACACGGTCATTGGCTTCTAGAGCCTACAATCAGAGAAACGTCTACATTTCAGGCTTCATTCTATACTTCACACTGTGTATCCCGGTGCTTTTGAACTTGTTGAGTCGTTTGGTGAAATACGAGACATTGCTAAGAGAGTTGAACTCGAGACCAACCTCTGAGGAAGACCTTATAAGGAAACAAAAGGGCGATGACCCAGAACTCTCAGAGTTGAAAAACCAGTTGGAGTCGAAGAAAAAATCGCTTAAGGCACTACAAACTCAAGTAGACAATCTAAACAAGCATTTCGATTCAAACAACGAACCAAAACAGGACAAACCGGTctcagaaaagaaagacgATTGA
- the MCM1 gene encoding MADS-box domain-containing protein: MSDSEVKDESVPKETKERRKIEIKFIQDKTRRHITFSKRKHGIMKKAYELSVLTGTQVLLLVVSETGLVYTFTTPKFQPIVTQPEGKNLIQACLNAPEEEEEEEEDDDEEEEEDDEHNVQHDHGVNMAGQSHSSVPTSVQVAPGGHPHGHLGQQQSVQHQQQQQQQQQQQQQPVPVQQQRLGQQQAQGQGSDQTPNFTNASYLNPDHAAAYEQYFNGVNSQHGQF, translated from the coding sequence ATGTCGGATTCAGAGGTTAAGGACGAGAGCGTCCCAAAGGAAAccaaggaaagaagaaagattgaaaTCAAGTTTATCCAGGATAAGACCAGGCGTCATATCACGTTCTCCAAGCGGAAACATGGTATCATGAAGAAAGCGTACGAGTTGTCGGTGCTAACAGGCACGCAGGTGCTCTTGCTGGTTGTGTCTGAGACGGGACTTGTGTACACGTTCACAACGCCCAAATTCCAACCCATTGTGACGCAGCCGGAGGGCAAGAACTTGATTCAAGCGTGCTTGAAtgctccagaagaagaggaggaggaagaggaggatgatgacgaggaggaggaggaagacGATGAACATAATGTCCAGCACGACCATGGCGTGAATATGGCTGGCCAGTCCCACTCATCGGTACCCACTTCAGTGCAGGTCGCCCCAGGTGGCCATCCACACGGCCATCTTGGCCAGCAGCAGTCCGTACAGcatcagcagcaacaacagcaacaacagcagcagcagcagcagcctgTACCCGTGCAGCAGCAACGTCTCGGCCAACAGCAGGCTCAAGGCCAGGGCTCGGACCAGACCCCAAACTTCACAAATGCCTCGTATTTAAACCCAGACCACGCTGCTGCGTACGAACAGTACTTCAATGGCGTCAATTCGCAGCATGGCCAATTCTAA
- the MNR2 gene encoding putative Mg(2+) transporter MNR2 → MPDRHSEVPLLGSEKKQTGRRGRRRSVFQNNVEIPSSYQVKSDKSDSMGILHDTDDDDESVGIEGAFNDSNIRRSHASYNDRYAWSYIDHRPSLSALEHSSSSQKRKPRSSSSRASFTDPFAGGDSASRTIKSSSNKSSRGRDPYARRYSNVGPNSVVLGPSTPTAGHNYESINNRNDVVIDMDALMEHVNRKNKSRSSLSSKASTPSKATSQDEYNSQPSSRGTSDSGSLDDVCLPIDDETEEGSKVWPDVQVLEEFSREEIERLRREAMRDTENFHFQYDDDDYDGELSDEERIVSFGTQKPTNPDAPHQLNQSGRPIITNIDVPELGNTRVNETEQLKNGRLRPTKLTPWHLKRGNLNLPGLSSATVSNQGSATAKQSHGLSNKSGSLTHSSNWNADKSLLDSRTDDLLVGRNIQYPPHIISNNPEIFRFTYFREDLDATIHSPTISGLLQPGQKFDELFVGSVYANPINNSTPSNAGTREVTPGLAASASATNASLPPKNSAPSTLDFDDVSPFWLDVLNPTEEEMKVLSKAFGIHPLTTEDIFLGEVREKVELFKDYYLVCFRSFDIVAERHIRKKKQQQQQKSDTESTESEDESPKGSWLKNIFRRKQRRASMPRTVSSSNSSVQKKARKEKEEIEKYKRKSGDRKKPRAGELEPLNVYILVFRTGVLTFHFAPTPHPINVRRRARLLKDYLNVTADWIAYALIDDITDAFAPMIELIEDEVYDIEDAILKMHHVEGDSDSGSDSEDSSDEDDISFNQFDRASKRTSFSRLTKSSVSSSTTRSTSSSDSTFNAKNIIGWRKKGDMLRRIGECRKKVMSIVRLLGSKADVIKGFAKRCNEQWEVAPRSEIGMYLGDIQDHIITMVSSLNHYEKLLSRSHSNYLAQINIDMTKVNNDMNDVLGKITILGTVVLPMNIITGLWGMNVLVPGQTADSLTWFISIASFMFIAAYFAYMYTKKRFGF, encoded by the coding sequence ATGCCAGATAGACACTCTGAGGTTCCATTGCTTGGGAGTGAGAAAAAACAGACGGGCAGGAGAGGTAGGAGACGGTCGGTTTTTCAGAATAATGTTGAAATTCCCTCTTCGTACCAGGTGAAATCGGACAAGTCTGATTCGATGGGTATTTTGCATGATACggacgatgacgatgagAGTGTTGGGATAGAGGGTGCTTTTAACGATTCGAATATCCGTAGGTCGCATGCATCGTATAATGATCGGTATGCATGGTCGTATATCGACCACAGACCGTCGCTTTCGGCGTTGGAacactcttcttcatcgcAAAAAAGGAAGCCACGTTCTTCGTCGTCGAGAGCGTCCTTCACGGATCCGTTTGCGGGCGGGGATTCGGCCAGCAGGACGATCAAGAGCAGCTCGAACAAGTCTAGCCGCGGGCGAGACCCATACGCGAGGAGATACTCGAACGTTGGGCCAAACTCTGTTGTTCTGGGGCCCTCGACTCCAACTGCGGGTCATAATTACGAGTCGATAAACAACCGGAACGACGTGGTTATAGACATGGATGCGTTGATGGAACACGTCAACAGGAAGAATAAGTCGCGCTCCAGCTTGAGTTCGAAGGCAAGCACTCCGTCAAAGGCTACTTCTCAGGATGAATACAACTCGCAGCCATCGTCACGTGGAACCAGCGACTCCGGTTCATTGGACGATGTGTGTTTGCCGATAGATGACGAGACAGAGGAAGGTTCCAAAGTGTGGCCCGACGTCCAGGTGCTAGAGGAGTTCTCCCGCGAGGAAATTGAACGTTTGAGACGTGAAGCGATGAGAGATACCGAGAATTTCCATTTTCAAtacgatgacgacgattACGACGGCGAATTGTCCGATGAGGAAAGAATTGTATCCTTTGGCACCCAAAAACCAACCAATCCAGATGCACCTCATCAACTGAACCAGTCCGGAAGACCCATAATTACAAATATAGACGTACCAGAGCTTGGGAATACAAGGGTAAATGAAACGGAACAGTTGAAGAACGGGAGACTAAGACCAACAAAACTAACGCCTTGGCATTTGAAAAGAGGTAATCTAAATCTTCCCGGGCTCTCTAGTGCTACCGTCTCCAACCAGGGTTCCGCCACAGCTAAACAGTCCCATGGACTCTCTAATAAATCCGGTTCTTTAACTCACAGTTCTAACTGGAACGCCGATAAATCACTTTTGGATTCTAGAACAGATGACTTATTGGTAGGAAGGAATATACAGTATCCTCCACATATCATTTCGAATAACCCAGAAATATTTAGGTTCACCTATTTCAGAGAAGACCTAGATGCGACCATCCACTCGCCAACAATTTCTGGTTTGTTACAACCGGGCCAAAAATTCGACGAATTATTCGTGGGCTCAGTTTACGCTAACCCGATAAATAACTCTACACCATCCAATGCAGGCACTAGAGAGGTGACTCCCGGATTAGCTGCCAGCGCATCAGCTACAAATGCTAGTTTGCCGCCCAAGAATTCGGCACCGTCAACTCTTGACTTTGACGATGTTAGCCCATTCTGGCTTGACGTCTTAAATCctacagaagaagaaatgaaggTTTTGAGTAAAGCTTTTGGTATCCATCCTTTAACAACAGAAGATATCTTCTTGGGTGAGGTGCGTGAGAAGGTcgaacttttcaaagactATTATTTAGTGTGTTTCAGAAGTTTTGATATAGTCGCAGAGAGGCAcatcagaaagaagaagcaacagcaacaacagaagTCTGATACAGAATCTACTGAGTCAGAAGATGAGTCTCCTAAGGGGAGCTGGTTAAAAAACATTTTCAGGAGGAAACAGCGCAGAGCGTCAATGCCAAGAACTGTTAGCTCGTCAAATTCTAGCGTTCAAAAAAAGGcaaggaaggaaaaggaagaaatcgaaaaaTACAAGAGGAAATCAGGAGATCGTAAGAAACCACGGGCAGGTGAATTGGAGCCATTAAATGTTtatattttggttttccGTACAGGTGTTTTAACCTTCCATTTTGCTCCCACTCCGCATCCAATCAACGTGAGGAGAAGAGCTAGGTTGTTGAAGGATTATTTGAACGTGACTGCCGACTGGATTGCTTATGCTCTTATCGATGATATTACAGATGCCTTTGCACCTATGATCGAGCTAATTGAGGACGAAGTCTATGATATAGAAGACGCTATCTTGAAAATGCACCATGTAGAGGGCGATTCTGATTCGGGATCAGATTCCGAAGACAGttcagatgaagatgatataaGTTTCAATCAATTTGATAGAGCATCTAAAAGAACTAGCTTTTCAAGGCTCACAAAAAGCAGCGTTTCCTCTTCAACTACTAGATCTACTTCCTCCAGCGATTCTACGTTTAACGCTAAGAATATCATTGGATGGAGGAAAAAAGGTGATATGTTGAGAAGAATTGGTGAATGTCGTAAGAAAGTCATGAGCATAGTCAGACTACTTGGCTCCAAGGCTGATGTCATTAAGGGATTCGCAAAGAGATGCAATGAGCAATGGGAAGTGGCACCAAGATCAGAAATTGGAATGTACTTGGGTGATATTCAAGATCATATCATTACTATGGTGTCGTCATTGAACCACTACGAGAAACTTTTGAGTAGATCCCACTCTAATTACTTGGCACAGATCAATATCGACATGACTAAGGTGAATAACGACATGAATGATGTTTTAGGAAAAATTACGATTTTGGGTACTGTCGTTCTACCCATGAATATCATAACAGGGTTGTGGGGTATGAATGTCTTGGTTCCAGGCCAAACTGCTGATTCACTTACGTGGTTCATATCTATCGCTTCATTCATGTTTATCGCTGCATATTTCGCTTACATGTACACAAAAAAGAGATTTGGGTTTTAG
- the ARA2 gene encoding D-arabinose 1-dehydrogenase (NAD(P)(+)) ARA2, which produces MVETQGKSKDGPFGGLPPLVLGGATLNTQYNDDPFSIPVVEMLRHAFEHGITAIDTSPYYGPSETIYGQALEQLRNEWPRESYSICTKVGRIRLDEFDYSKENVRFSVLRSCERLKTTYLDVLYLHDIEFVEEDKIMEALCEMKRLKDEGVVLRIGISGYPVRFLYEIAKKCRDNEQIGALDNVLSYCNLNLQNTILEQYYDKFLQECGVGVVSNGSILSMSLLAGGETKPFHPCSDELRKRSREAAEYLASNGVAIADLATKYAIHKWLKRGPTVLGCSNVAEVDYALKNYNQVIQNGGDGELDARDQALVSYVQENIFKELMNSTWESGIPGRG; this is translated from the coding sequence ATGGTCGAGACACAGGGCAAGAGCAAAGATGGCCCTTTCGGAGGTCTGCCGCCATTGGTTTTAGGTGGTGCAACTTTGAACACGCAGTACAACGATGATCCATTCTCCATTCCTGTGGTTGAGATGTTGAGACACGCATTCGAGCACGGGATCACTGCAATTGACACTTCACCTTACTACGGTCCCAGTGAAACCATATATGGACAGGCTTTAGAGCAGCTTCGTAACGAATGGCCAAGGGAATCGTACAGCATATGCACCAAGGTGGGCCGGATTAGGCTAGATGAGTTTGATTACTCAAAGGAGAACGTTCGGTTTAGTGTGCTTCGCTCGTGCGAGAGGCTCAAGACGACATATTTGGATGTGTTGTATTTGCACGACATTGAGTTTGTCGAAGAGGACAAGATTATGGAGGCCCTTTGTGAGATGAAGAGGTTGAAGGACGAAGGTGTTGTCTTGAGAATTGGGATCAGCGGGTACCCGGTTCGGTTCTTGTACGAGATTGCCAAGAAGTGTCGCGATAACGAGCAGATCGGGGCTCTCGACAATGTGTTGTCGTATTGCAATTTGAACTTGCAGAACACGATATTGGAGCAATACTACGACAAGTTCTTGCAGGAGTgtggtgttggtgttgtGAGCAATGGGTCGATCTTGTCGATGTCGTTGCTTGCCGGTGGCGAGACGAAACCGTTCCATCCATGCTCCGATGAGTTGAGGAAACGCAGCCGCGAAGCGGCCGAGTATTTGGCCAGCAACGGCGTTGCAATCGCCGACTTGGCTACCAAATACGCCATTCACAAGTGGCTCAAGCGTGGACCCACGGTTCTTGGGTGCAGCAATGTTGCTGAAGTGGATTATGCTCTAAAAAACTATAACCAAGTTATACAAAatggtggtgatggtgaATTGGACGCCAGGGATCAGGCCTTGGTGTCATATGTTCAAGAAAACATATTCAAAGAGTTGATGAACTCGACGTGGGAATCTGGTATTCCTGGCCGTGGTTAA
- the IOC4 gene encoding Ioc4p — translation MLQPTDIVIAKVKGYPPWPAMVIPFEIIPQQVLTKNRSKLPDDSDTDSDGAEYIEYSPMLTFKKFTHELTNYCVKFFHDDSYIWLNPRNLHELTLPQVESFLAKANSKTSKNLVAAYEMAKQGLTTGIDVWEFVEYGSEGKPDDEDYTEGENDDEEEYAEETNSSWEKAPKRKATRSSTRTSAKKIKVTKRSTRSRSKASSKNDDNEDDNDLDSADNNELLSDINDEDSSEEPVPTKKSKNSSKNSNKTKAKSNGGSKAKASVTTTSKSKAAVAKPNKPKPKPKPEIYHYEDDIDWKIVGLGPQDLDLDSHPSFVSKLLTKKNLEIHNDLKLELKDRLSAVNKMLIEYTLDKNDDPDLVQLIIDELSICLSLKGNHDELWTVFLSNSELLLNYRILLNLKRQELEEVDALDKFLETYEEIYDHPFQFDSQKWDRNAQIIKTEEKPKENGEGEVSSVSASV, via the coding sequence ATGCTACAACCTACTGATATTGTCATTGCAAAGGTGAAAGGCTATCCACCATGGCCCGCAATGGTGATACCGTTCGAGATCATACCGCAACAGGTTTTAACGAAGAATAGATCTAAACTTCCCGATGACTCAGATACGGACTCTGATGGTGCTGAATATATTGAGTACTCGCCTATGCTTACTTTTAAGAAATTTACGCATGAGTTGACGAATTACTGCGTGAAGTTTTTCCATGACGATTCCTACATCTGGCTGAACCCACGCAACTTGCATGAGTTGACGTTACCGCAGGTTGAGTCATTCTTGGCCAAGGCCAATAGTAAAACTTCGAAGAACTTGGTTGCGGCATACGAAATGGCAAAGCAGGGCTTGACTACAGGGATCGATGTATGGGAGTTTGTAGAGTACGGATCAGAAGGAAAACCGGATGATGAAGATTACACAGAAGGCGAAAACgacgatgaggaagagTATGCAGAGGAAACTAACTCTTCGTGGGAAAAAGCACCAAAGAGGAAGGCAACGAGAAGTAGTACAAGAACTAGTgccaaaaaaattaaagttACTAAAAGATCAACAAGATCGCGTAGTAAAGCATCAAGCAAGAATGACGATAATGAAGACGATAATGACCTTGATTCTGCAGATAACAACGAACTTTTGTCGGATatcaatgatgaagactCTTCGGAAGAACCTGttccaacaaagaaaagtaaAAACTCAAGTAAAAACTCCAATAAAACTAAAGCGAAATCAAATGGTGGTTCAAAGGCTAAAGCTAGCGTAACTACTACTTCCAAATCAAAAGCCGCCGTGGCTAAACCTAATAAACCTAAACCTAAACCTAAACCAGAAATATACCACTATGAGGACGATATCGATTGGAAAATAGTAGGATTGGGCCCTCAAGATCTTGATTTAGACTCTCATCCTTCATTCGTGTCAAAACTtttaacaaagaaaaaccttGAAATTCACAACGATCTAAAACTGGAATTAAAAGACAGGCTCTCCGCAGTGAACAAAATGCTTATAGAATACACACTAGATAAAAATGATGACCCAGATCTAGTTCAACTGATAATTGATGAGCTTTCCATTTGCCTTTCTTTGAAAGGAAACCACGATGAACTATGGACGGTTTTCCTCTCCAACTCCGAACTCTTACTGAACTATCGTATTTTACTCAATCTTAAAAGACAAGAGTTGGAAGAGGTGGACGCCCTAGACAAGTTCCTAGAAACTTATGAAGAAATTTACGACCATCCATTCCAATTTGACTCTCAAAAATGGGATAGAAACGCCCAGATTAtaaaaacagaagaaaaacccAAGGAAAatggagaaggagaagtaTCGTctgtttctgcttctgtataa
- the SUB1 gene encoding chromatin-binding transcription coactivator SUB1, translating into MPFKRRIDSIMSNDRGFELGKNKRVTIRRFKNINLIDIREYYLDQSSGDMRPGKKGISLTEEQYDQLIRHRSEIENCLIDLGSSRSLTDRPEMDSLLEKKQKKEKLKKEKEKEKEKEREKERIKREQELEREKEERANTLGGIVVPTNSGAAVKSEDVDSQSEDAQFETVDTEPKAQSQSKVKKEADAQKVSSSTTTKPPSSNPRLDDHLEKISRSAPEEDDDGDNTMEKDLVKALSQDPHNGNSDEDISEAD; encoded by the coding sequence ATGCCATTtaagagaagaattgataGTATCATGAGCAATGACCGGGGGTTCGAGCTTGGTAAGAACAAGCGAGTGACGATCCGTCggttcaagaacatcaaTTTGATTGATATCCGTGAGTACTACCTGGACCAGTCTTCTGGTGACATGAGGCCCGGGAAGAAAGGTATATCGTTGACGGAGGAGCAGTACGACCAATTGATCAGACACAGGAGCGAGATCGAGAACTGTTTGATCGATTTGGGGTCGTCGAGATCGCTAACGGATAGACCAGAGATGGACTCGTTgttagagaagaagcaaaagaaggagaagctaaagaaagagaaggagaaggagaaggagaaggaaagagaaaaggaGAGAATCAAGCGTGAGCAGGAATTGGAGCGTGAAAAGGAGGAAAGAGCCAATACTTTGGGTGGTATTGTGGTACCTACGAATTCTGGTGCTGCTGTGAAGAGCGAAGATGTGGACAGTCAGTCCGAAGATGCGCAGTTTGAGACTGTTGATACCGAGCCCAAGGCCCAGAGCCAGTCCAAGGTCAAGAAAGAGGCAGATGCACAGAAGGTTTCGTCGTCGACGACGACGAAACCTCCAAGCAGCAATCCTAGGCTAGACGACCACCTGGAAAAGATATCCCGCTCTGCTCCCGAGGAAGACGACGACGGCGACAACACCATGGAGAAAGATCTGGTCAAGGCGTTGTCGCAGGACCCACACAACGGGAATTCCGATGAAGACATATCCGAGGCCGACTAG